The genomic stretch AGATGAAGGTCAATGCATACATGATTAGTAATTACTTTCAAGAGCTTAATTACGGAATGCATTTCAATCCTTATAAAATCTACGGTAACAACATCTTGACCAAATTTATCcgatttattgaaaatacttttaaatataaatatatagTTTGAAAGATTTGTTTCGATTTATGCAATAGTAGTGGTGATATAACgttcatcaattgttttgaattttattttagtGAATTTACGTTTTAAATTCATATTTTGTCGTtttataattgatgatggaTATGGTGAAGAAATCcaataaattcttttaaaacaattatcaGTATATGGATTAAAAATCACTGCATGAGCTCCACCAAACgtttttctttgtctttgttttgacttatcaaaattattatcatacctttcctcctcttcttcttcttcgtgGTGGAAAACATTTagattatttaatttaagGGAATTTGTAGTTTGATTCaaagtattattatcaaaatatcttaataatttaaatcttataatatatttaatttgtttaattaattttttatgaaattcaatttgttgtcTTTGagttaaatatttaattttttgtaaataattgaatttttcattaatattaattaaaaaaattttgaaaatatgatttaataattttcgtttaattaatggtggataattgattttatgaTATAATAATGCATAATTTGGtaatatattgaaatttttcagaATTAATCGTTCAACGGAAACTAAATAAccttgataaattttttttttaaatacaATTTCATAAAAATTAGTCTTAATCCGTGAGGTGGGTTGAGAACCAGTAGGTGAAGTGAAAGTGGTGATTGTttctttatcatttttatcattttcattttcattttcattggGGATTAATACTTTAATATTATCTGATTCTAAAGtggttttaatttgtttatttaaatcattaatcattaattcaatttcttcttcaattcttcttaTCACTGGACTATATTGTAAACttgattcttttaatttaatttgtcTATAACCACCTTTCTttataacaataaatttcTTATCCGGTTGTTTCCCATTAATAGTATCATCTTTAGATTTCAATGGTGGTTGTAACTGCTTCTCAAGTTGCTGATTTTTATCCTTCTTCTGTTCATTGAGTCTTTctttatattctttttgtaattctttcaaAGGTTTAACCATTCGAGGATCCCAAAGtgaatcaatcaatttcccaaattgttgttcttcAACAAGTTTAAATCCTAATGATGcatcaattttattcaattcaataatgttATCAAATTGTGGTAAATCTTGAATAAATTCACGTGGTAAAACAAGTTTATCCAATTGTTTATCCAAGGGCATTCCAAATAAACTTCGATCAAATCCAACAACATTATATTGATGTAAAATTTTATCATGAACATGTTCAAAAACTGTTGGATAAACGAAAAAATATCGAACTTCACCACGACgatattgtttaaatttCAGATTTATCCCTCTTAAAAATTGAtctaaatataataaatcatttttataATCTATAAATgattgttttaaaaattgtaaatGCATAGATTTATCTTGAtctaattttgataaattttgataaatttgttcaatttttttcatatcttgtttattaaaaatgttTATCATATCGGGTATTTGTCGTAATATTTCTTGACgatcaatcaaataatctGATTTAAAATGTTTGAATGGGAAATTTCTTCCATCTAATGCAATTTGTTCtaaaaattctttattgGTCATTAATGCAACTGTAACAAAAGCATTTTCAAGTTGTTCATGaacaatattttcatcaacattggatggtttaattttatttagtTTCCCTGGTTTCCCCAATTTCCCAGGTTTTGTTGGTTTCATCAGTTTCTTATTCTTGTTTGGTTCAGAAGAtattttcttattattaatacCATTTGAAGCTGTCAGGTTATTATTCCCATGTGAATTTGTCTTGATGGTATtgctattattattattattattattatcatttgatttagttgatttagtttcaatttcGTTTGGATCAGGTGGTATATCTGTAACAGTACTAACCAACTGATTATCAgttttatcatcatctccattatcattttcatttattctCGTAACATTTCCCTCATTTCCCTCATTTTCATCCCCATTATCATTTgtcttttcatttttaacaGATGATCCACtcttattgttgttattgtctTTGGTTTTATTTGATCTATTAATTGTAcctttttgtaaatttaatCCAAGATTTTTAAGTAATTCTTTAGTTTTCTCATCTTTTCGTAGAATTCtattttgatgaaatgaTCGTTGATTGATTCTATAAGAgaaaccaccaccacccaAGTAATAATACCGatgttttaataaat from Candida albicans SC5314 chromosome 5, complete sequence encodes the following:
- a CDS encoding uncharacterized protein (Protein of unknown function; rat catheter biofilm induced), with protein sequence MYGLRSSVKNLLKHRYYYLGGGGFSYRINQRSFHQNRILRKDEKTKELLKNLGLNLQKGTINRSNKTKDNNNNKSGSSVKNEKTNDNGDENEGNEGNVTRINENDNGDDDKTDNQLVSTVTDIPPDPNEIETKSTKSNDNNNNNNNSNTIKTNSHGNNNSTASNGINNKKISSEPNKNKKSMKPTKPGKLGKPGKLNKIKPSNVDENIVHEQLENAFVTVALMTNKEFLEQIALDGRNFPFKHFKSDYLIDRQEILRQIPDMINIFNKQDMKKIEQIYQNLSKLDQDKSMHLQFLKQSFIDYKNDLLYLDQFLRGINSKFKQYRRGEVRYFFVYPTVFEHVHDKILHQYNVVGFDRSLFGMPLDKQLDKLVLPREFIQDLPQFDNIIELNKIDASLGFKLVEEQQFGKLIDSLWDPRMVKPLKELQKEYKERLNEQKKDKNQQLEKQLQPPLKSKDDTINGKQPDKKFIVIKKGGYRQIKLKESSLQYSPVIRRIEEEIELMINDLNKQIKTTLESDNIKVLIPNENENENDKNDKETITTFTSPTGSQPTSRIKTNFYEIVFKKKIYQGYLVSVERLISKNFNILPNYALLYHKINYPPLIKRKLLNHIFKIFLININEKFNYLQKIKYLTQRQQIEFHKKLIKQIKYIIRFKLLRYFDNNTLNQTTNSLKLNNLNVFHHEEEEEEERYDNNFDKSKQRQRKTFGGAHAVIFNPYTDNCFKRIYWISSPYPSSIIKRQNMNLKRKFTKIKFKTIDERYITTTIA